The Natator depressus isolate rNatDep1 chromosome 8, rNatDep2.hap1, whole genome shotgun sequence genome window below encodes:
- the ZNF648 gene encoding zinc finger protein 648: protein MANIECSERRDQEYPSSSLAQGSYGDRKRTTNTWCENDEGDDEEEAEESDSDHFGSGMQKDQDPVSSSSMPRDSKAEDLLCEEDEVFYETFTLINANGVAKKLNMMVSLRTKSDEDDEESSKETLCQKWHSRPVRKPAVLRRSPQGIKHFGRVLPSSTEYVDTVVTLDSDLDDPARDSLPCNGMESIKSYMTRKVEGGVFPGNPSMDFSKPGGSKELPLKRKRGVKWLNPKAASKPAEIAGSVGALKAATVRRVRIGAQQVGSSEVEERPYKCMQCGRAFKKSSNLLSHIDTHSGAKPYACELCGKAYSHQGTLQQHKRLHTGERPYKCPFCVKAYTWSSDYRKHIRTHTGEKPYKCLDCEKAFVRSSDLRKHQRNMHSNDKPFPCQECGKTFNKPLSLLRHQRTHLGEKPFHCPDCGKEFAVASRMVEHQRIHTGERPYACAICGKSFTKSSNLFEHQTLHTGERPFKCSECGMAFAQSSRLIRHQRIHTGERPFACAECGQAFARSSTLKRHQQIHSGEKAYLCSDCGKAFRHASQLTQHMRAHTGERPYQCAQCAKAFTQSTHLIRHQAKHGASNGEPFSSSDE, encoded by the coding sequence ATGGCAAACATAGAATGCTCTGAGAGACGGGACCAGGAGTACCCCAGCAGCAGTTTGGCTCAGGGATCCTATGGGGACAGAAAGAGGACCACGAACACATGGTGTGAAAATGATGAAGGCGATGACGAGGAGGAAGCTGAGGAAAGCGACAGTGATCATTTTGGGAGCGGCATGCAGAAAGACCAAGATCCGGTGTCCAGCAGCTCCATGCCGAGGGATAGCAAGGCAGAGGACCTTCTGTGTGAGGAAGACGAGGTCTTTTATGAGACCTTCACCCTTATCAATGCCAATGGCGTGGCCAAGAAGTTGAACATGATGGTCAGTCTTCGCACCAAGAGTGATGAGGACGATGAGGAAAGCAGCAAGGAGACATTGTGTCAGAAGTGGCACAGCCGGCCAGTGAGGAAGCCTGCTGTTCTTCGGCGCAGCCCGCAGGGCATAAAGCACTTTGGCAGGGTGCTGCCAAGCTCAACGGAGTATGTGGACACTGTGGTTACCCTGGACAGCGATTTGGACGACCCAGCCAGGGACAGCCTGCCGTGCAATGGCATGGAAAGCATCAAGAGCTACATGACCAGGAAAGTAGAGGGAGGGGTGTTCCCAGGAAATCCAAGTATGGACTTCAGCAAGCCTGGGGGGAGCAAAGAGCTTCCCCTGAAAAGAAAGAGAGGGGTGAAGTGGCTGAACCCGAAAGCTGCCAGCAAGCCAGCTGAGATAGCGGGCAGTGTCGGGGCCCTGAAAGCAGCCACGGTCAGGAGGGTCAGGattggggcacagcaggtggGCAGCAGCGAGGTGGAGGAGCGGCCTTACAAATGCATGCAGTGTGGACGGGCCTTTAAGAAATCCAGCAACCTCCTGAGCCATATCGACACACACAGTGGGGCCAAGCCGTATGCCTGCGAGCTGTGCGGCAAGGCCTACTCACACCAGGGTACCCTGCAGCAGCACAAGCGTCTGCACACAGGCGAGCGCCCCTACAAGTGCCCGTTCTGCGTCAAGGCCTACACCTGGTCCTCGGACTACCGTAAACACATCCGCACGCACACCGGCGAGAAGCCCTACAAGTGCCTGGACTGCGAGAAGGCCTTTGTGCGCTCCTCGGACCTGCGCAAGCACCAGCGCAACATGCACAGCAACGACAAGCCTTTCCCCTGCCAGGAGTGCGGCAAGACCTTCAACAAGCCACTCTCGCTCCTGCGCCACCAGCGCACCCACCTGGGTGAGAAGCCTTTCCACTGCCCTGACTGCGGCAAGGAGTTTGCCGTGGCCAGCCGCATGGTGGagcaccagcgcatccacacaGGCGAGCGTCCCTACGCCTGCGCCATCTGCGGCAAGTCTTTCACCAAGTCCTCCAACCTCTTCGAGCACCAGACGCTGCACACTGGCGAGCGCCCCTTCAAGTGCTCGGAATGTGGCATGGCCTTCGCCCAGTCCTCGCGCCTCATCCGccaccagcgcatccacaccggCGAGCGGCCCTTCGCCTGCGCCGAGTGCGGACAGGCCTTCGCCCGCTCCTCCACCCTCAAGAGGCACCAGCAGATCCATAGTGGGGAGAAGGCCTACCTGTGCTCAGACTGCGGTAAGGCCTTCCGCCATGCCTCGCAGCTTACCCAGCACATGCGGGCGCACACAGGGGAGCGGCCCTACCAGTGCGCCCAGTGTGCCAAGGCCTTCACTCAGTCCACCCACCTCATCCGCCACCAGGCCAAGCATGGTGCCAGCAATGGGGAGCCGTTCTCCTCTTCCGACGAGTGA
- the LOC141992239 gene encoding uncharacterized protein LOC141992239 codes for MMVDSPAECGQGRAEFGRVFAGFVSTELAAVAEISKLAPVLRDRKPMAAAGATTLICGDCGKSFARKSDFKVHQRIHTGERPYKCTYCSKGFYQASMVRRHERTHTGEKPYRCSVCDKSFARSTSLLIHQNTHTGDRPYECPFCEKTFSDPSTLLQHRKMHMGLKPFHCGICNKSFSQSSSFTFHRATHTNDRPFVCSECGKAFIRSTALLKHRQTHVQKAFRCGECGKVFPKLSGLRSHQRMHAQGHRIEMELQEEEQSCWNVPTLRFQAYDPLPQDCPLPSLAVQPES; via the coding sequence ATGATGGTGGACAGTCCTGCAGAATGTGGCCAGGGAAGGGCAGAGTTTGGCAGAGTCTTTGCTGGTTTTGTGTCCACAGAGCTGGCAGCAGTGGCAGAAATCAGCAAGCTTGCCCCTGTACTGAGAGACCGCAAGCCCATGGCAGCTGCTGGTGCCACCACTCTGATCTGCGGGGACTGTGGCAAGAGCTTTGCCAGGAAGTCGGACTTCAAAGTGCACCAGCGGATCCATACAGGCGAGAGGCCCTACAAGTGCACCTACTGCAGCAAGGGCTTCTACCAGGCCTCCATGGTGCGGCGGCACGAGCGCACACACACTGGCGAGAAGCCCTACCGCTGCTCTGTGTGCGATAAGTCCTTCGCCCGCTCCACCTCGTTGCTGATCCATCAGAACACGCACACTGGCGACCGGCCATACGAGTGTCCCTTCTGCGAGAAGACCTTCTCTGACCCCTCCACTCTGCTCCAGCATCGCAAGATGCACATGGGCCTCAAGCCCTTCCATTGTGGCATCTGCAACAAGTCCTTCAGCCAGTCATCCAGCTTCACCTTCCACCGGGCTACTCACACCAATGATCGCCCCTTTGTCTGCTCCGAGTGCGGCAAGGCCTTCATCCGCTCCACTGCCCTGCTCAAGCACCGGCAGACCCATGTCCAGAAGGCCTTTCGCTGTGGGGAGTGTGGCAAGGTTTTCCCCAAGCTCTCAGGCCTCCGCTCCCACCAGCGGATGCATGCCCAAGGCCACCGGATAGAGATGGagttgcaggaggaggagcagagctgctggAATGTTCCCACACTGAGGTTCCAAGCCTATGACCCTCTGCCCCAGGACTGTCCCCTCCCCAGCTTGGCTGTGCAGCCGGAATCCTAG